A genomic window from Micromonospora ferruginea includes:
- a CDS encoding threonine synthase — MHLTHLECPRCGLDHPADKLQNLCGCGSPLLARYDLAMVAATVTPEQFGLRPADLWRYRELLPVADPRFVTTLGEGWTPLWHARAYGHEIGVDELIVKDEGLTPTGSFKARGAAVGVSRARELGVERIAMPTNGNAGAAWATYAARAQMGATIAMPLAAPTICRQECVAAGADLRLVDGLIGDAGREIAALVADSGGRVFDAGTLREPYRLEGKKTMGYEIVEQLGWQVPDVIIYPTGGGVGLIGIHKALHELRELGWVEDRLPRLVAVQSTGCAPIVRAFAAGEARATPWVDAHTVAFGITVPAPLGDELILTALRESSGTAIAVDDAEIVADLRDFAAREGLLLCPEGAACLTAARHLRAGGWIRPGERVVVLNTGAGIKYPGLV, encoded by the coding sequence GTGCACCTGACGCACCTGGAGTGCCCGCGCTGCGGCCTGGACCACCCGGCCGACAAGCTGCAGAACCTGTGCGGGTGCGGTTCCCCGCTGCTGGCCCGCTACGACCTGGCCATGGTGGCCGCCACGGTCACCCCGGAGCAGTTCGGGCTGCGCCCGGCCGACCTGTGGCGCTACCGGGAGCTGCTGCCGGTGGCCGATCCCCGGTTCGTGACCACGCTGGGCGAGGGCTGGACGCCGCTGTGGCACGCCCGGGCGTACGGCCACGAGATCGGGGTGGACGAGCTGATCGTCAAGGACGAGGGGCTGACGCCGACCGGGTCGTTCAAGGCGCGGGGCGCGGCGGTCGGCGTGAGCCGGGCCCGGGAGCTGGGCGTGGAGCGGATCGCCATGCCGACCAACGGCAACGCCGGCGCGGCCTGGGCGACGTACGCGGCCCGGGCTCAGATGGGCGCGACGATCGCCATGCCGTTGGCCGCGCCGACCATCTGCCGGCAGGAGTGCGTCGCCGCCGGGGCCGACCTGCGGCTGGTCGACGGCCTGATCGGGGACGCCGGCCGGGAGATCGCCGCGCTGGTGGCCGACTCGGGCGGGCGGGTCTTCGACGCCGGCACGCTGCGCGAGCCCTACCGGCTGGAGGGCAAGAAGACGATGGGCTACGAGATCGTCGAGCAGCTCGGCTGGCAGGTGCCCGACGTGATCATCTATCCGACGGGCGGCGGCGTCGGGCTGATCGGCATCCACAAGGCACTGCACGAGCTGCGCGAGCTGGGCTGGGTGGAGGACCGGCTGCCCCGGCTGGTGGCGGTGCAGTCGACCGGCTGCGCGCCGATCGTGCGCGCGTTCGCGGCCGGCGAGGCGCGGGCCACCCCGTGGGTGGACGCGCACACCGTCGCGTTCGGCATCACCGTGCCCGCCCCGCTCGGCGACGAGCTGATCCTGACCGCGCTGCGGGAGAGTTCCGGCACCGCGATCGCGGTGGACGACGCGGAGATCGTCGCCGACCTGCGCGACTTCGCCGCCCGGGAGGGGCTGCTGCTCTGCCCGGAGGGCGCGGCCTGCCTGACCGCGGCCCGGCACCTGCGCGCGGGTGGCTGG